A genome region from Brassica oleracea var. oleracea cultivar TO1000 chromosome C2, BOL, whole genome shotgun sequence includes the following:
- the LOC106324940 gene encoding 40S ribosomal protein S20-1-like, which yields MAYAPPPMKQGKTGFEETQEQIHKIRITLSSKNVKNLEKVCTDLVRGAKDKRLRVKGPVRMPTKVLKITTRKAPCGEGTNTWDRFELRVHKRVIDLFSSPDVVKQITSITIEPGVEVEVTIADS from the exons ATGGCGTACGCACCACCACCGATGAAGCAAGGAAAGACAGGATTTGAAGAGACACAAGAGCAGATTCACAAGATCAGAATCACTCTCTCCTCCAAGAACGTCAAAAACCTTGAGAAGG TGTGCACTGACTTGGTCCGTGGAGCGAAAGACAAGAGGTTGAGGGTTAAAGGACCAGTGAGGATGCCAACTAAAGTTCTCAAGATTACCACAAGAAAAGCTCCTTGTGGTGAAG GAACCAACACATGGGACAGATTTGAGCTCCGTGTACACAAACGTGTGATCGATCTCTTCAGCTCTCCGGATGTGGTGAAGCAGATCACTTCCATCACCATTGAGCCTGGTGTTGAGGTCGAGGTCACCATTGCTGATTCTTAG
- the LOC106323508 gene encoding uncharacterized protein LOC106323508 — translation MSEDLPKRLFKEDEEPRVTQINNNCRIDYIIRKFQAWLPKELDVVKKDPVFHQIFKLHENGLGYSARVIHSFLCRELVTYLQHELWFVFARRPLRFSLQEFHAVTRFECDTRISLEEFEEWKYDGGFWSKVLRRKDGTITLFNLWTKDKEAVKKWRNADHICLIYLAIILCVVLARDEKANIPFKYIAVVMDLDRVRKCPWGVASYDLLCKSIAKNRDQLKKNTTSYVLDGFSYALQIWVMEAVPKIGKLCGKKLDKGFKNSPRCINWMGAAKVSYEEIIRMTSTHTSHGHEIMMLSKLRFRRDDDVEDDRIKVLMELIKNEHDFSEHVWETEENEVVSLSLDDESTVNDEASVNVEAAESDDDFQTPKGSKNVGSRSKRGKKRLPDRGVEKRKHKVLASGPKQAPFNEDMKAFVTQLFEHNFSGMEQRLQKQMAETFEQMWAELKDSRKEASVEVELGEPSPTKPSTSQAPLRRSARGGKETLVFTTLLNDGSETTFNVNYSEADDMGRRIGTQGVEGLSQTSYVPGFDPSQTKKEEDWWTPMTSVRGSVDNPVKKEKIEINTTPPPSQWEKWSTRVVSAGKWLGNEEMDAVMFIWRVNTTLTRWAPRRVVFMHAMFCLQVDAAYKKFLPNKKAYQLPDILLGYGRGELPSHGQTDLVWGVDVDRLYFPLFVNELVNLTVYWMLLMKDKTHLFKWTDKSVVEKIEDFQDLFDVLLVDNSEFQKSVRAGEAMMKRHESRIEEMEDAIAHCEEKTSECIRELRSIKALFVCCLVMVFMYHTYA, via the exons ATGTCTGAGGACTTACCAAAGAGGCTTTTTAAGGAGGACGAGGAGCCCCGAGTGACTCAGATCAACAACAACTGCAGGATCGACTACATTATCCGAAAGTTCCAAGCGTGGCTGCCAAAGGAGTTGGATGTTGTGAAGAAGGATCCGGTTTTTCATCAGATTTTTAAGCTCCATGAGAATGGTCTTGGATACTCCGCGAGGGTGATTCACAGCTTCTTGTGTAGGGAGCTGGTGACTTACTTACAGCACGAGCTTTGGTTTGTCTTTGCGAGGAGACCGCTTCGATTCTCATTGCAAGAGTTCCACGCAGTAACCAGGTTTGAATGCGATACTCGTATCTCGCTTGAGGAGTTCGAAGAGTGGAAATATGATGGTGGTTTCTGGAGCAAGGTTTTGAGGAGAAAAGATGGAACAATTACACTCTTCAACCTGTGGACTAAGGACAAGGAAGCTGTTAAGAAGTGGAGGAATGCAGATCACATATGCCTTATCTACTTGGCGATCATTCTTTGTGTGGTATTAGCGAGAGATGAGAAGGCTAATATCCCCTTCAAATACATTGCGGTGGTCATGGATCTTGACAGAGTTCGAAAGTGTCCTTGGGGAGTTGCTTCTTATGACCTTCTCTGCAAGTCAATAGCCAAAAATCGTGACCAACTGAAGAAAAATACTACTAGTTATGTCTTGGATGGATTCTCATACGCCTTGCAGATTTGGGTAATGGAAGCGGTACCAAAGATTGGGAAGCTTTGTGGAAAAAAGCTGGACAAAGGTTTCAAGAACAGTCCTAGATGCATAAACTGGATGGGAGCTGCAAAGGTGTCATATGAGGAGATCATTCG GATGACATCTACCCATACATCTCATGGACATGAAATTATGATGTTGTCAAAGCTCAGGTTTCGCAGAGATGATGATGTGGAGGATGATAGAATCAAGGTTTTGATGGAGTTGATAAAGAATGAGCATGATTTTAGTGAGCATGTTTGGGAAACTGAAGAAAATGAAGTGGTTTCTTTATCTCTTGACGACGAATCAACTGTGAATGATGAAGCAAGCGTGAATGTTGAAGCAGCCGAGAGTGATGACGACTTTCAGACTCCGAAAGGATCAAAGAACGTTGGTTCTAGATCAAAGAGGGGTAAGAAGAGGCTTCCGGATCGTGGTGTGGAGAAGAGGAAGCATAAGGTTCTCGCAAGTGGCCCAAAGCAAGCTCCTTTTAATGAAGACATGAAGGCTTTTGTGACACAGTTGTTTGAGCACAACTTCTCTGGAATGGAACAAAGGCTACAGAAACAAATGGCTGAGACATTTGAGCAGATGTGGGCAGAGCTTAAAGATTCACGTAAGGAAGCAAGCGTTGAAGTTGAGCTTGGAGAGCCTTCACCGACAAAGCCATCGACAAGCCAGGCACCGTTGAGGAGGTCCGCACGCGGGGGTAAAGAAACACTAGTCTTCACCACTCTCTTGAAT GATGGATCCGAGACTACATTTAATGTGAATTATAGTGAAGCAGATGATATGGGTCGCAGGATAGGTACGCAAGGGGTTGAAGGGCTTTCTCAGACGTCGTATGTGCCAGGCTTTGATCCATCTCAGACCAAAAAAGAGGAAGACTGGTGGACTCCAATGACTTCGGTCCGAGGTTCAGTGGATAATCCAGTAAAGAAAGAAAAGATAGAGATAAATACAACTCCACCGCCGTCACAGTGGGAGAAATGGT CTACAAGAGTAGTAAGTGCTGGAAAATGGCTTGGGAACGAG GAGATGGATGCCGTTATGTTTATATGGCGTGTGAACACTACTTTGACTCGTTGGGCCCCTCGCCGTGTCGTTTTCATGCATGCTATGTTCTGCCTCCAAGTCGACGCTGCATACAAGAAGTTTTTACCAAACAAAAAAGCCTATCAGTTGCCTGATATCCTTCTTGGTTACGGAAGAGGAGAGCTTCCATCTCATGGGCAGACTGATCTAGTTTGGGGTGTTGATGTTGATCGACTCTACTTTCCTCTGTTTGTAAATG AATTGGTCAATCTAACTGTGTATTGGATGTTACTGATGAAGGACAAAACCCACTTGTTCAAATGGACTGACAAATCAGTTGTTGAGAAAATTGAAGACTTCCAGGACCTGTTTGACGTGTTGCTCGTTGACAATTCCGAGTTTCAGAAATCAGTGAGAGCTGGTGAGGCCATGATGAAACGCCATGAGAGTAGAATTGAAGAGATGGAAGATGCAATCGCACATTGCGAAGAGAAGACCTCAGAATGCATTAGGGAACTAAGGAGCATAAAAGCTTTGTTTGTGTGTTGTTTGGTGATGGTCTTCATGTACCATACCTATGCATGA
- the LOC106322729 gene encoding uncharacterized protein LOC106322729, whose translation MSLYALANKFRYLCKRSEPGKMMLECNGSNCNWRVYAAKIAGCPRFQIKRVDEEHKCTIDERGDLKRHATTTLIGDMMRTKYGVGGSGPRPNAVREFMRDDHDVPISYWKAWKSWELAMDRGMGNTEDSYRKLPSYLQQLAISNPGSVVALETSTTSAEVQQFKYLFFAFGSSVKGYSYMRKVIIVDGTHLKGKYTGCLLTASSQDGNHQIFPLGFGVVDGENEASWTWFFSKLLDVVADDYDVVFVTDRHNSIYAGLRKMYPKAKHCACVLHLHRNVVTMFKKKHLAYLVSKAARAFRVCDFYKHFNEIKMIDMDCADYLIRVGFEHWSRSHFGGLRYNVMTSNIAESLNAAVSEAREVPIVALVEYIRTMLMGWFPVRREAAGRTGVDT comes from the exons ATGTCGCTGTATGCTCTAGCCAATAAATTCCGGTACCTTTGCAAGCGATCTGAACCTGGAAAAATGATGTTGGAGTGTAATGGGAGCAACTGTAATTGGCGGGTGTATGCTGCAAAGATTGCTGGCTGTCCAAGATTCCAGATTAAAAGGGTGGACGAGGAGCACAAATGCACCATAGATGAGAGGGGTGACTTAAAAAGGCATGCAACAACCACTCTCATTGGTGATATGATGAGAACAAAATATGGTGTTGGTGGCTCGGGTCCAAGGCCAAACGCTGTACGAGAGTTCATGAGGGATGATCATGACGTCCCAATATCTTACTGGAAAGCTTGGAAGTCTTGGGAGCTTGCAATGGACCGTGGCATGGGTAATACAGAAGATTCGTACAGGAAGTTGCCTTCTTACTTGCAACAATTGGCGATATCAAATCCTGGTTCGGTTGTTGCTCTTGAGACGAGTACTACCAGTGCTGAGGTGCAGCAATTCAAGTATCTTTTCTTTGCATTTGGTTCTTCTGTGAAGGGGTACTCCTATATGCGTAAAGTTATAATTGTTGACGGGACACACTTGAAAGGGAAGTATACCGGTTGTCTCCTCACCGCTAGTTCTCAAGATGGTAACCATCAAATTTTTCCTCTTGGATTTGGAGTGGTGGATGGCGAGAACGAGGCATCATGGACTTGGTTCTTCAGCAAGTTACTCGACGTTGTTGCTGATGATTATGATGTTGTGTTTGTCACAGATAGACACAACTCCATCTACGCGGGACTGAGAAAG ATGTACCCTAAGGCTAAGCATTGTGCATGTGTTCTCCATCTTCATAGGAACGTGGTGACAATGTTCAAAAAGAAGCACTTGGCCTACCTGGTCTCGAAAGCAGCTAGAGCTTTCCGTGTGTGCGATTTCTACAAGCACTTCAACGAAATCAAAATGATTGACATGGATTGTGCGGACTATCTAATCCGTGTTGGCTTTGAGCACTGGAGTCGGTCTCATTTCGGTGGCTTGCGTTACAATGTAATGACTAGTAACATTGCAGAGTCCTTGAACGCTGCAGTCTCTGAGGCCCGTGAGGTCCCTATTGTTGCTTTGGTTGAGTACATAAGAACAATGCTTATGGGTTGGTTCCCGGTGAGGCGGGAAGCGGCAGGCAGGACGGGTGTTGACACCTAA